Proteins encoded together in one Acidimicrobiales bacterium window:
- a CDS encoding PPOX class F420-dependent oxidoreductase — protein sequence MSIADERYVRLTTWTADGRPKHVPVWITAVGRDQVGFTTGSDSWKVRRIRRNPQVRIQASDTGGTIVNGSTPRTGTARLGDADELAAVRTAIRRKYGFGVVVVVVWFMGAIGRLAGRGAAADCALVITLD from the coding sequence ATGTCGATAGCCGACGAGAGGTACGTGCGCCTCACGACGTGGACCGCCGATGGCCGACCCAAGCATGTACCGGTATGGATCACCGCCGTCGGCAGGGATCAGGTCGGCTTCACCACCGGCTCGGACTCCTGGAAGGTCCGCAGGATCCGACGGAATCCGCAGGTGCGGATCCAGGCCAGCGACACCGGGGGGACAATCGTCAACGGCTCGACCCCCCGCACGGGAACGGCCCGACTCGGCGACGCCGACGAGTTGGCAGCGGTCCGCACCGCCATCCGCCGCAAGTACGGGTTCGGGGTCGTCGTCGTCGTCGTCTGGTTCATGGGCGCCATCGGTCGCCTCGCCGGCAGGGGTGCCGCCGCCGATTGCGCCCTGGTGATCACCCTCGACTGA
- a CDS encoding Coenzyme F420 hydrogenase/dehydrogenase, beta subunit C-terminal domain: MAAQREKWSFQWKELYEEVIDTGLCTGCAGCVIACPHDVIGYEHEPGKYTPFHLEEDLGATDCGHGQKGCTSCTRACPRFRNWETEADQHLFARERRPDEMSGIYKDVLLTRASDDTVHAMGQDGGLVSAILIWCLENGIIDGALTSHLEKPGADGSNSWKAIPALATDRKSVLAGAGSRYTYSANTLALPQAVEQGLSALALVGMSCQTSIGPVMWHRKVGKVGRPIKLNIGLLCSKSFDDSIFEELFWAKYRLRKEEMVKMNIKGVFQIWMRNGDYHEVNLKECHAWTREGCNHCPDFAAEHADISTGGIGENNDWTLTIVRTELGRQIIMRMLEEGVIEGRPGDSDPGAIALMHKLAAKSRERWPVWANESARVGLPARAG, from the coding sequence ATGGCCGCGCAGCGCGAGAAGTGGTCCTTCCAGTGGAAGGAGCTCTACGAGGAGGTCATCGACACCGGCCTCTGCACGGGTTGCGCAGGCTGCGTGATCGCATGTCCCCACGACGTCATCGGCTACGAACACGAACCCGGGAAGTACACCCCGTTCCACCTCGAGGAGGACCTGGGCGCAACCGACTGCGGCCACGGCCAGAAGGGCTGCACGTCGTGCACGCGCGCCTGTCCCCGGTTCCGCAACTGGGAGACCGAGGCCGACCAGCACCTGTTCGCACGGGAGCGCCGACCCGACGAGATGTCCGGCATCTACAAGGACGTCCTGCTCACCCGGGCCAGCGACGACACCGTCCATGCCATGGGCCAGGACGGCGGGCTGGTCTCGGCCATCCTCATCTGGTGCCTCGAGAACGGGATCATCGACGGCGCCCTGACCAGCCACCTGGAGAAGCCGGGCGCAGACGGATCGAACAGCTGGAAGGCCATACCGGCGCTGGCCACCGACAGGAAATCGGTGCTGGCCGGTGCGGGCAGCCGCTACACCTACTCGGCCAACACGCTGGCCCTGCCCCAGGCGGTCGAACAGGGACTCTCGGCCCTCGCCCTCGTCGGCATGAGCTGCCAGACGTCCATAGGCCCGGTCATGTGGCACCGCAAGGTCGGCAAGGTCGGCAGGCCGATCAAGCTGAACATCGGCCTGCTCTGCTCCAAGTCGTTCGACGACTCGATCTTCGAGGAGCTGTTCTGGGCCAAGTACCGCCTCCGCAAGGAGGAGATGGTCAAGATGAACATCAAGGGCGTGTTCCAGATCTGGATGCGCAACGGCGACTACCACGAGGTGAACCTCAAGGAGTGCCACGCCTGGACCCGCGAGGGGTGCAACCACTGCCCCGACTTCGCCGCCGAGCACGCCGACATCTCGACCGGCGGCATCGGCGAGAACAACGACTGGACCCTGACGATCGTGCGCACCGAGTTGGGTCGCCAGATCATCATGAGGATGCTCGAAGAAGGCGTGATCGAGGGCAGACCGGGTGACAGCGACCCGGGTGCCATCGCCCTCATGCACAAGCTGGCAGCCAAGAGCCGGGAGCGGTGGCCGGTATGGGCCAACGAAAGCGCCCGGGTCGGCCTGCCGGCCAGGGCCGGCTGA
- a CDS encoding uracil-DNA glycosylase, with amino-acid sequence MDGRRLLLAVHDEVVGCRACPRLVAWREQVATEKRAAYRDQDYWGRPVPGFGDPSARILIVGLAPAAHGANRTGRVFTGDRSGDFLFGALHRVGLANQPEAIGPDDGLRLTDVFITAPVKCAPPANKPTPDEKAACRPFFQREVAALDRVRVVVVLGQIGYVAAAAEFGLRPRPRFGHGVEAPLADGRTILCSYHVSQQNTFTGRLTEPMFDAVLDRARELATAG; translated from the coding sequence ATGGATGGACGCCGACTGCTGCTGGCGGTGCACGACGAGGTGGTGGGGTGCCGCGCCTGCCCGCGCCTGGTGGCGTGGCGGGAGCAGGTGGCGACAGAGAAGCGGGCCGCCTACCGGGACCAGGATTACTGGGGCCGACCGGTGCCGGGGTTCGGCGACCCGTCGGCACGGATCCTCATCGTGGGCCTGGCACCGGCGGCCCACGGTGCCAACCGGACCGGACGGGTGTTCACCGGCGACCGCTCCGGCGACTTCCTGTTCGGGGCCCTCCACCGGGTGGGTCTGGCCAACCAGCCGGAGGCAATCGGTCCCGACGACGGCCTCCGGCTGACCGACGTGTTCATCACCGCCCCGGTCAAGTGCGCCCCGCCGGCAAACAAGCCCACGCCCGACGAGAAGGCGGCCTGCCGACCCTTCTTCCAGCGGGAGGTCGCCGCACTGGACCGGGTCCGGGTCGTGGTGGTCCTTGGGCAGATCGGCTACGTGGCGGCGGCGGCCGAGTTCGGGCTCCGACCCCGGCCGAGGTTCGGCCACGGCGTGGAGGCTCCACTCGCCGATGGCCGGACCATCCTCTGCTCGTACCACGTCAGCCAGCAGAACACCTTCACAGGTCGTCTCACGGAGCCCATGTTCGACGCCGTCCTGGACAGGGCCCGGGAGCTGGCCACAGCGGGCTGA
- a CDS encoding histidine phosphatase family protein produces MPGDDRSPTLVLYVRHGRTPTTGARLPGRAPGLHLSDEGRAQAEALAAHVAGLASHLPGKGVAAVYASPMERTRETAAPIARAVGRRVRTASGLIECEFGAWTGRRLKDLMKLKAWSTVQHQPSAFRFPKGESFAEMQARITGQVADLVARHPGETIVCVSHADPIKAALAQALGSPLDLFQRLVVGPCSVSAVLHGPERPTVLTVNSTGPLGGLSPS; encoded by the coding sequence ATGCCCGGAGACGACCGCTCCCCGACGCTGGTGCTCTACGTGCGCCACGGTCGCACCCCGACCACCGGTGCCCGGCTCCCCGGCCGCGCACCGGGCCTGCACCTTTCCGACGAGGGCCGTGCGCAGGCCGAGGCGTTGGCGGCCCATGTGGCCGGGCTGGCCTCGCACCTGCCCGGAAAGGGCGTGGCGGCCGTGTACGCCTCGCCGATGGAACGCACACGGGAGACCGCCGCACCGATCGCCCGAGCCGTTGGTCGACGGGTCCGAACCGCCTCCGGGCTCATCGAATGCGAGTTCGGCGCCTGGACCGGGCGACGCCTGAAGGACCTCATGAAGCTGAAGGCGTGGTCCACGGTGCAGCACCAGCCCTCGGCCTTCCGGTTCCCGAAGGGCGAATCGTTCGCCGAGATGCAGGCCCGGATCACCGGCCAGGTCGCCGACCTGGTGGCCCGCCACCCCGGTGAGACCATCGTCTGCGTATCGCACGCCGATCCAATCAAGGCGGCACTGGCCCAGGCCCTGGGCTCTCCCCTGGACCTGTTCCAACGCCTTGTGGTCGGCCCCTGCTCGGTGAGCGCCGTGCTCCACGGCCCCGAGCGACCCACCGTGCTGACCGTCAACTCGACCGGCCCGCTGGGCGGGCTCAGCCCGTCGTGA
- a CDS encoding DUF3090 family protein — protein MERPEIDWDDTDAFTAGTVGPLGRRVFFIQARRAGQVVSLKLEKQQVAGLADFLDGLMGDLPPIDEPASEIVETAAEFDDPVEADWVVGSLGITYQQSTDRLVLIAEELLRDEDLLPAQARFPMRRELVAAFIVRARQLVAAGRPPCPWCGAPLDPTVDGWCPCAN, from the coding sequence ATGGAACGACCGGAGATCGACTGGGACGACACGGACGCCTTCACCGCGGGCACGGTCGGACCACTGGGGCGGCGGGTCTTCTTCATCCAGGCCCGCCGGGCCGGACAGGTGGTGTCCCTCAAGCTGGAGAAGCAGCAGGTGGCCGGGCTGGCCGACTTCCTGGACGGCCTCATGGGCGACCTCCCGCCGATCGACGAACCGGCCAGCGAGATCGTGGAGACGGCCGCCGAGTTCGACGACCCGGTCGAGGCCGACTGGGTCGTCGGGAGCCTCGGCATCACCTACCAGCAGTCCACAGACCGGCTGGTGCTCATTGCCGAGGAGCTCCTGCGGGACGAGGACCTGCTCCCAGCCCAGGCCCGGTTCCCGATGCGTCGGGAGCTGGTGGCTGCGTTCATCGTCCGGGCCCGCCAACTGGTGGCCGCCGGCAGGCCCCCGTGCCCGTGGTGCGGCGCACCGCTGGATCCGACGGTCGACGGCTGGTGCCCCTGTGCCAACTGA
- a CDS encoding SCO1664 family protein, whose protein sequence is MAVEILSTGDIDVLGRMPWTSNATFLVDVTHPDTGDEPVLQGVYKPRRGERPLHDFPTGLYRREAAAWELAHQLGWGLVPPTIVRDGPFGEGSVQLYVPCDYEQHYFTLRDDPERSDDLRRLAAFDLVANNTDRKAGHVLAGRDGHLWAIDNALCFHHQFKVRTVIWDFAGDPIGDGPTADLVRLLADGLSEGLSRMLDPFERDAVLTRARAVVEAGELPVDASGRRVPWPLV, encoded by the coding sequence ATGGCCGTGGAGATCCTCTCGACCGGCGACATCGATGTCCTGGGCCGCATGCCGTGGACGTCCAACGCCACATTCCTCGTAGACGTCACCCACCCGGACACCGGCGATGAACCCGTCCTCCAGGGCGTGTACAAGCCGCGTCGCGGCGAGCGCCCCCTCCACGACTTCCCCACCGGGCTGTACCGACGGGAGGCAGCGGCCTGGGAGCTGGCCCACCAGCTGGGATGGGGGCTGGTGCCTCCCACGATCGTCCGGGACGGACCGTTTGGCGAAGGGTCGGTCCAGCTGTACGTACCGTGCGACTACGAGCAGCACTACTTCACCCTCCGGGACGACCCCGAGCGGTCCGACGACCTCCGCCGGCTGGCGGCCTTCGACCTGGTGGCCAACAACACCGACCGCAAGGCGGGCCACGTGCTGGCCGGCCGCGACGGCCACCTCTGGGCCATCGACAACGCCCTCTGCTTCCACCACCAGTTCAAGGTCCGGACGGTGATCTGGGACTTCGCCGGTGATCCGATCGGCGACGGGCCGACCGCCGACCTGGTCCGCCTGCTCGCCGACGGACTCTCCGAGGGGCTGTCCCGGATGCTGGACCCGTTCGAACGCGACGCCGTGCTCACACGGGCACGTGCCGTCGTCGAGGCCGGCGAGCTGCCCGTCGACGCCAGCGGTCGCCGCGTCCCGTGGCCTCTGGTCTGA
- a CDS encoding electron transfer flavoprotein subunit alpha/FixB family protein yields MGISKIWVFGEATEAGATASTLELLTRARQLADTVEVVMSGDAGAVAGALGAHGATTVHTIGVIEGSLAGPRIASAIAGAVEVGTGPDVLLCSTSYDGRDVAGRLSAKIDRPVITNVVDLIADGDRLLGSEPVFGGTTDVTTGFTDSGTAIFLVRPKSFTAEESGGAPAEVVDIAVGDLSGTGSATVKERFVEESSGPKLDEATIVVSGGRGLGEAEKYEMIESLAKLVKGAPGASRAVVDAGWVPYSYQVGQTGKVVKPTVYLACGISGATQHLVGMKGSANIIAINKDEEAPIFGIADLGIVGDVHKVLPRLIEALEARG; encoded by the coding sequence ATGGGAATCTCGAAGATCTGGGTGTTCGGTGAGGCCACCGAGGCCGGTGCGACGGCTTCCACGCTGGAGCTGCTCACCAGGGCCCGCCAGCTGGCCGACACCGTCGAGGTGGTCATGTCCGGTGACGCCGGCGCCGTCGCCGGCGCCCTGGGCGCCCACGGCGCCACCACCGTCCACACCATCGGCGTCATCGAGGGGTCGCTGGCCGGCCCCCGCATCGCCTCGGCGATCGCCGGCGCCGTAGAGGTCGGGACCGGTCCCGACGTACTGCTCTGTTCCACCTCCTACGACGGCCGTGACGTGGCTGGACGCCTGTCGGCCAAGATCGACCGTCCCGTCATCACCAACGTGGTCGACCTGATCGCCGACGGTGACCGCCTGCTTGGCAGCGAGCCCGTCTTCGGCGGTACCACCGACGTGACGACCGGCTTCACGGACTCCGGTACCGCCATTTTCCTGGTGCGCCCCAAGTCGTTCACCGCTGAGGAATCGGGCGGTGCCCCGGCCGAGGTCGTGGACATTGCCGTAGGCGACCTCAGCGGCACCGGGTCGGCAACGGTGAAGGAGCGCTTCGTCGAGGAGAGCAGCGGGCCGAAGCTGGACGAGGCGACGATCGTGGTGTCAGGCGGTCGCGGTCTCGGCGAGGCCGAGAAGTACGAGATGATCGAGTCGCTGGCCAAACTGGTGAAGGGGGCGCCCGGAGCGTCGCGTGCCGTGGTGGATGCCGGCTGGGTGCCCTACTCGTACCAGGTCGGACAGACGGGCAAGGTCGTGAAGCCCACCGTCTACCTGGCATGCGGCATCTCCGGTGCCACCCAGCACCTGGTGGGCATGAAGGGCTCGGCCAACATCATCGCCATCAACAAGGACGAGGAGGCGCCGATCTTCGGCATCGCCGACCTCGGCATCGTGGGTGACGTGCACAAGGTGCTACCCAGGCTGATCGAGGCACTCGAAGCCCGGGGCTGA
- a CDS encoding electron transfer flavoprotein subunit beta/FixA family protein: MVSLPGAQGTLSDMIVVVCVKQIPDPADPGAMDPETKTLQRDVKLILDESDSYGVEMGLQLVDAAGDGEVRLVSMAPDGEVGGLRTALAMGAASAVLVSDEALAGSDALSTAKVLAAAIQRCEPDLVLTATESSDGYTGTVPVQVAELLGYPSVTFGKEIEVADGVATVKRQTEAGFDQVECPLPAVVSVTAGVVEPRYPSFKGIMGAKNKPVDQIDLAGLGIDPATVGWAGARQEIIDISVAPARDAGEIVHDDGDAHERILAFLDDLKVL, encoded by the coding sequence ATGGTCTCGTTGCCCGGTGCACAGGGCACACTCTCCGACATGATCGTCGTGGTATGTGTGAAGCAGATCCCCGATCCGGCGGACCCTGGTGCGATGGATCCGGAAACCAAGACCCTCCAGCGAGACGTCAAGCTCATCCTGGATGAGTCGGACTCCTACGGCGTCGAGATGGGCCTGCAGCTGGTGGACGCCGCCGGCGATGGCGAGGTGAGGCTCGTCTCCATGGCCCCGGACGGCGAGGTGGGCGGCCTGCGTACCGCCCTGGCCATGGGTGCCGCCAGCGCCGTGCTGGTCAGCGACGAGGCACTCGCCGGTTCCGACGCCCTGTCGACGGCCAAGGTGCTGGCCGCCGCCATCCAGCGCTGCGAGCCCGACCTGGTCCTGACCGCCACCGAGTCCAGCGACGGCTACACCGGGACCGTGCCGGTCCAGGTCGCCGAGCTGCTGGGATACCCGTCGGTGACGTTCGGCAAGGAGATCGAGGTGGCTGACGGCGTCGCCACGGTGAAGCGCCAGACCGAGGCCGGCTTCGACCAGGTCGAATGCCCGCTGCCCGCCGTGGTCTCTGTGACCGCCGGCGTGGTGGAGCCCCGCTATCCCTCCTTCAAGGGGATCATGGGCGCCAAGAACAAGCCGGTCGACCAGATCGACCTGGCCGGCCTGGGGATCGACCCGGCGACCGTCGGATGGGCCGGCGCCCGCCAGGAGATCATCGACATCTCCGTTGCTCCCGCCCGGGATGCCGGTGAGATAGTCCACGACGACGGCGACGCCCACGAGCGCATCCTGGCGTTCCTGGACGACCTCAAGGTCCTGTAG
- a CDS encoding glycerophosphodiester phosphodiesterase, which produces MTDPRSDGRPMVVAHRGASHDRPENTAAAFTEARLQGADWVELDVRLSADDVLMVHHDAHYGDGRLVREVPAGDSPEDVLNLAEALEACDGMGVNVEVKNLPGDPDHDASDLVCEAVAGLVAAYRPTDELLVSSFDITAVDRIRASEPSLPTGWLVMERHGTDLMLDRAVAHGHGAVCPWDTLVDESMVEAAHERGLRVVVWTVDDPGRILQLADWEVDGIITDCPGVARRVIDGHLDGTWVDG; this is translated from the coding sequence GTGACCGATCCCCGCTCAGACGGGCGGCCCATGGTCGTGGCCCACCGGGGCGCATCCCACGACAGGCCGGAGAACACGGCGGCCGCTTTCACCGAGGCCCGGCTCCAGGGCGCCGACTGGGTGGAGCTCGACGTCCGGCTGTCGGCCGACGACGTGCTGATGGTCCACCACGACGCCCATTACGGCGATGGGCGTCTCGTGCGCGAGGTCCCGGCCGGCGATTCTCCGGAGGACGTCCTGAACCTGGCCGAGGCGCTGGAGGCCTGCGACGGAATGGGTGTCAACGTGGAGGTCAAGAACCTCCCCGGCGACCCCGACCACGACGCTTCGGACCTGGTGTGCGAGGCGGTGGCCGGCCTGGTGGCCGCCTACCGGCCTACCGACGAACTGCTCGTCTCATCCTTCGACATCACCGCGGTGGACCGCATCCGGGCCTCCGAGCCATCGCTGCCCACCGGATGGCTGGTGATGGAACGACACGGAACCGACCTGATGCTGGACCGGGCGGTGGCACACGGGCATGGGGCGGTGTGCCCGTGGGACACCCTGGTCGACGAGTCGATGGTGGAGGCGGCCCACGAGCGGGGCCTCCGGGTGGTGGTCTGGACGGTCGACGATCCCGGGCGCATCCTGCAGCTGGCCGACTGGGAAGTGGACGGCATCATCACCGATTGCCCCGGGGTGGCGCGTCGGGTGATCGACGGGCACCTGGATGGAACCTGGGTCGACGGCTGA
- a CDS encoding PAS domain-containing sensor histidine kinase: protein MATLAELARAHTELDDADIGHLQDLVSIWGLLSDLSFADLLLFGRRRGDPEAPLILLGHVRPTTGTTLYRADLVGHVFEPLRRPLVAEAFATGSATSGTVNVGADRDVNLLAVPVRCSDTTVAVMARERIRPVDRPTSEQERTYLTVFDRFAMMLEAGEFPYREEERLRHRTPRVGDGLLLVDSEGRIEFASPNAVSLLHRLGMTRGVIGARFDDTGLGSSMLRAAFARRSAVIEEMERHDEVAVVSHCFPLLESGTATGAIVLVRDVTELRRRDRQLVSRDATIREIHHRVKNNLQTISSLLRLQARRLQGVEARAALDESVRRIGAISVVHETLAQSAEADVAFSEIVSPLVRVVEESVSSPLRPLAFTVEGDAGVLPGQVTTTMAVVLTELLQNVVDHAFPPGSGLADDGTSDGPVGSGQVGIHLDRRPDGLFVRVVDDGVGLPEGFDLSEVTGLGLTIVRTFVEGELGGRIRLLPVERGTGTMAEVWVPAARLVGPWGDANEPTT from the coding sequence GTGGCAACGTTGGCCGAGTTGGCCCGGGCGCACACGGAACTCGACGATGCCGACATAGGCCACCTCCAGGACCTGGTCAGCATCTGGGGGCTGCTGTCCGACCTCTCCTTTGCCGACCTGCTCCTCTTCGGACGCCGACGCGGCGATCCAGAGGCGCCGCTGATCCTGTTGGGACACGTGCGGCCCACCACCGGCACCACCCTCTACCGCGCGGACCTGGTCGGTCATGTCTTCGAGCCACTCCGCCGTCCGCTGGTCGCCGAGGCGTTCGCCACCGGTTCAGCCACCTCCGGCACCGTCAACGTCGGGGCCGACCGCGACGTCAACCTGCTTGCCGTGCCGGTCCGATGTTCCGACACGACGGTCGCTGTGATGGCGCGGGAACGTATACGGCCCGTCGACCGACCGACCAGCGAGCAGGAGAGGACCTACCTGACGGTGTTCGACAGGTTCGCCATGATGCTGGAGGCCGGTGAGTTCCCGTACCGCGAGGAGGAACGGCTCCGCCACCGCACCCCACGGGTCGGCGACGGCCTGCTGCTGGTCGACTCCGAAGGAAGGATCGAGTTCGCCTCGCCCAATGCCGTCTCCCTGCTCCATCGCCTCGGGATGACCCGGGGAGTCATCGGTGCCCGGTTCGACGACACGGGGCTCGGGTCGTCGATGCTGCGTGCCGCGTTCGCCCGTCGCTCGGCCGTGATCGAAGAAATGGAGCGCCACGACGAGGTGGCGGTGGTCAGCCACTGCTTCCCGCTGCTCGAGTCCGGGACGGCCACGGGCGCCATCGTGCTCGTACGCGACGTGACCGAGCTGCGTCGGCGGGACCGCCAGCTGGTGTCCAGGGACGCCACCATCCGGGAGATCCACCACCGGGTGAAGAACAACCTGCAGACCATCTCGTCACTGCTGCGGCTCCAGGCCCGGCGCCTGCAGGGAGTTGAGGCCCGGGCGGCGCTCGATGAATCGGTTCGCCGCATCGGGGCGATCTCGGTGGTGCACGAGACGCTGGCTCAGAGCGCCGAGGCCGACGTGGCGTTCTCGGAGATCGTGAGCCCCCTGGTCCGGGTGGTCGAGGAGAGCGTGTCGTCGCCCCTGCGGCCGTTGGCGTTCACCGTCGAAGGTGATGCTGGGGTGCTGCCCGGGCAGGTCACGACGACGATGGCCGTCGTCCTCACCGAACTGCTCCAGAACGTCGTCGACCATGCCTTCCCGCCGGGGTCAGGGTTGGCGGACGACGGCACGTCGGACGGCCCGGTCGGTTCGGGCCAGGTCGGCATCCACCTGGATCGGCGACCTGACGGCCTGTTCGTCCGTGTGGTCGACGACGGGGTGGGACTCCCCGAGGGCTTCGACCTGTCGGAGGTCACCGGCCTGGGCCTGACGATCGTCCGCACGTTCGTTGAGGGCGAGCTGGGGGGTCGAATACGACTTCTGCCCGTGGAGCGGGGGACCGGGACCATGGCCGAGGTGTGGGTGCCCGCCGCACGTCTGGTCGGCCCGTGGGGTGACGCCAATGAGCCCACGACCTGA
- a CDS encoding DUF3107 domain-containing protein produces the protein MDLRIGVRDNPREIRVEMADDTDVGALRADVDAAVAGGEAVLWFTDVRGRQVGVPSGRIAYVDIGAAGSENPVGFG, from the coding sequence GTGGACCTGCGAATCGGTGTGAGGGACAACCCCAGGGAGATCAGGGTCGAGATGGCCGACGACACCGACGTTGGCGCCCTGCGGGCCGACGTGGATGCCGCCGTCGCCGGTGGAGAGGCCGTGTTGTGGTTCACCGACGTGAGGGGACGCCAGGTGGGCGTGCCCTCAGGCAGGATCGCCTACGTGGACATCGGCGCGGCAGGTTCCGAGAACCCGGTCGGCTTCGGCTGA
- a CDS encoding Mrp/NBP35 family ATP-binding protein produces the protein MAVTEIQVIEALRPVQDPELRRSIVDLGMVREVRIDESRVEVQIALTVPGCPLKAEIQQSVSDAVSQLDGVEAIGVDFTVMTDQEREELREGLHGDPSATAGTNSTYGHSEGRAVPFAEANSSTRVLLIASGKGGVGKSSVTTNLAVALAGLGRDVAVVDADVWGFSIPRMLGVSHSPTVIDGMLIPPEAHGVRCISMGFFADEDQPVIWRGPMLHKALEQFLTDVYWDEPDYLLVDLPPGTGDISISLAGFLPTAEMYVVTTPQVVAQSVAQRAAFMAEKVNLKVHGVIENMSWFTGDDGTRYELFGAGGGQALADLLKVPLVGQVPLVPALCDGADRGRPVAGDPSTEVGALFVEMARTIDVDMKPTKRRHRELRIV, from the coding sequence GTGGCGGTCACCGAAATCCAGGTTATCGAGGCCCTCCGGCCTGTACAGGACCCGGAACTCCGCCGCAGCATCGTGGACCTCGGCATGGTCCGGGAGGTTCGAATCGACGAATCACGTGTCGAGGTGCAGATAGCCCTGACCGTGCCCGGGTGCCCGCTGAAGGCCGAGATCCAGCAGTCCGTGAGCGACGCCGTCTCGCAGTTGGACGGCGTGGAGGCCATCGGCGTCGACTTCACCGTCATGACGGACCAGGAGCGGGAGGAACTCCGGGAGGGCCTCCACGGAGACCCGTCGGCCACCGCCGGAACCAACTCCACCTACGGGCACTCCGAGGGCCGGGCCGTGCCGTTCGCCGAGGCCAACTCGTCCACCCGGGTGCTGCTCATCGCGTCGGGCAAGGGTGGGGTCGGCAAGTCTTCGGTCACCACCAACCTGGCCGTGGCACTGGCCGGACTGGGCAGGGACGTGGCCGTGGTCGACGCCGACGTCTGGGGCTTCTCCATTCCGCGGATGCTGGGCGTGTCGCATTCTCCGACGGTGATCGACGGCATGCTCATCCCACCGGAGGCCCACGGTGTGCGCTGCATCTCGATGGGTTTCTTCGCCGACGAGGACCAGCCGGTCATCTGGCGGGGCCCGATGCTCCATAAGGCGCTCGAGCAGTTCCTGACGGACGTCTACTGGGACGAGCCCGACTACCTGCTGGTCGACCTGCCCCCCGGTACCGGTGACATCTCCATCTCGCTGGCGGGTTTCCTGCCCACCGCCGAGATGTACGTCGTCACGACGCCGCAGGTGGTGGCCCAGTCGGTGGCCCAGCGGGCGGCGTTCATGGCCGAGAAGGTCAACCTGAAGGTCCACGGCGTCATCGAGAACATGTCGTGGTTCACCGGCGACGACGGCACTCGGTACGAGTTGTTCGGTGCGGGTGGCGGTCAGGCCCTCGCCGACCTGTTGAAGGTGCCCCTCGTAGGGCAGGTGCCGTTGGTGCCTGCACTGTGCGACGGTGCCGACCGTGGTCGTCCGGTCGCCGGCGACCCGTCGACCGAGGTGGGAGCGCTGTTCGTAGAGATGGCCAGGACCATCGACGTGGACATGAAGCCGACGAAGCGTCGGCACAGGGAACTCAGGATCGTCTGA